One region of Glycine max cultivar Williams 82 chromosome 9, Glycine_max_v4.0, whole genome shotgun sequence genomic DNA includes:
- the LOC100798440 gene encoding probable flavin-containing monooxygenase 1: MERRVAIIGAGTSGLVACKYLIEFGFNPIVFEVDDGVGGLWRHTIESTKLQNTKQTYQFIDFPWPSSVKEDNPSHNQVLDYLKSYAEHFSLISYIRFNSKVINIDYVGESSEEMKSWELWGCNGRPFCSKGTWHIVVQDTKNLSIEVHKADFVILCIGKYSGFPNIPEFPPGKGPEVFNGRVMHSMDYSNLDNETAAEFIKRKKITIIGSQKSGLDLAAECANVNGVMYPCTIIQRTAHWILPDFDLWGVIVGFFFLNRFAELLIHKPGEPFLLGLVATLLSPLRWGISKFVETILKWKLPLKKYGLVPNHSFLQDLSTCLLGVFPDNFFDKLKEGSILMKKSQSFSFCREGVIIDGEAKPLETNIVIFATGYKGDQKIKNIFKSPIFQNYIIGPATSTLPLYRQIIHPRIPQLAMVGYAEGISNIFASEMKSLWLVHFLDGNIELPSIREMEKDVKLWEDNMKQYGGKYYSKSCIANCGIWYHDQLCKDMKRNPRRKKGLFAELFEPYGHADYMDLTRK; encoded by the exons ATGGAAAGAAGGGTTGCAATTATTGGGGCAGGAACAAGTGGCCTGGTTGCCTGCAAATACCTTATAGAGTTTGGATTTAATCCAATTGTCTTTGAAGTTGATGATGGTGTTGGAGGACTATGGAGACATACCATAGAGTCCACCAAGCTCCAAAATACTAAACAAACGTACCAGTTTATAGATTTTCCATGGCCTTCTTCAGTTAAAGAAGATAATCCAAGTCACAACCAAGTGCTAGATTATCTTAAATCCTATGCTGAACATTTTTCCCTCATTTCTTACATTAGATTCAACTCCAAAGTAATCAATATAGATTATGTTGGAGAGTCTAGTGAAGAAATGAAATCATGGGAATTGTGGGGTTGTAATGGCAGGCCCTTTTGCTCCAAGGGAACCTGGCATATTGTTGTGCAAGATACCAAGAATTTATCCATAGAG GTGCACAAGGCTGACTTTGTCATTCTTTGCATTGGGAAATATAGTGGTTTTCCAAACATTCCTGAATTCCCACCAGGAAAAGGCCCAGAAGTTTTTAATGGCAGGGTCATGCACTCCATGGACTACTCAAATTTGGACAATGAGACTGCTGctgaattcatcaaaagaaaaaagattacaATAATAGGCTCACAGAAATCTGGTCTTGATCTAGCAGCTGAATGTGCAAATGTAAATG GAGTCATGTATCCTTGCACAATTATTCAAAGGACCGCACACTGGATTCTTCCAGATTTTGACCTTTGGGGTGTTATTGTTGGATTCTTTTTCTTAAATCGCTTTGCGGAGCTTTTAATTCACAAGCCAGGAGAACCCTTCCTACTTGGCCTTGTGGCCACTTTACTTTCACCACTG AGATGGGGAATTTCTAAATTTGTTGAAACTATTCTAAAATGGAAGCTGCCATTAAAGAAGTATGGATTGGTACCTAATCACAGCTTTCTTCAAGATCTCTCCACATGTCTGCTTGGGGTGTTTCCTGATAACTTCTTTGACAAGCTAAAAGAAGGATCCATTCTTATGAAGAAATCGCAAAGCTTTAGCTTTTGTAGAGAAGGTGTAATCATTGATGGAGAAGCTAAGCCCCTAGAAACAAATATAGTAATTTTTGCCACTGGATACAAAGGTGaccaaaaaatcaaaaacatattcaaATCTCCAATCTTTCAAAATTACATCATTGGGCCAGCAACCTCAACACTTCCTCTCTACAG ACAAATAATTCACCCTCGAATCCCACAGTTGGCAATGGTAGGATATGCCGAGggcatatcaaatatttttgccTCAGAAATGAAAAGCTTGTGGCTGGTGCATTTCTTGGATGGAAACATAGAGTTGCCTAGTATAAGAGAGATGGAAAAGGACGTGAAATTGTGGGAAGACAATATGAAGCAATATGGTGGAAAATATTATTCGAAATCATGCATTGCTAATTGTGGCATATGGTATCATGATCAATTGTGCAAAGACATGAAGCGTAACCCCAGAAGAAAGAAAGGCCTTTTTGCGGAGTTGTTTGAACCATATGGCCACGCTGATTACATGGATCTTACTcgcaaatga